Proteins found in one Alicyclobacillus cycloheptanicus genomic segment:
- a CDS encoding spore germination protein — protein METTQLLVSRIHLSFDVIVRPVPSAALEVVFIETIVDTARLEERLLGPLTRTAGRRDRDLFKWMDNTLQLTRIEKVSSVDDAMNALLDSQAVLCLAKEYIVVSVDGLARRTPQEPATDVSIRASRDGFTESIDTNVALVRTRIKDPNLAFEKFIIGERSHTNVLLAYIQGLVDPAILEEARNRLRQLKIDGLFASGTLEQWIEDHHWTPYPQMQATERPDKTASALLEGRIAFFVDQTPFVLLAPAVMVSFFHTVDDYTQRWWSGTALRLIRIVAFAVSIFVPSLYVALTMYNPELIPLKMVLQLASTREGIPLPIVMEALFMEAMVELVREAGNRMPQQMGQSYSIVGGLVIGDIAVQAGIVSPIMVVAVGLTALGAFAIPNYEAAFVTRMIRFPMLLATSLFGIIGTLVFTLALIAHLSTLKSFGVPYLTPFGQMFLPDFGDTLVRAPLQLSTARPVTYASPGGWLRRARYRRQRR, from the coding sequence ATGGAAACCACACAATTGCTGGTGAGTCGGATTCATTTGTCATTCGATGTGATTGTTCGTCCCGTGCCGAGTGCCGCATTGGAAGTTGTGTTCATTGAAACGATTGTCGACACGGCGCGATTAGAGGAACGGCTGCTCGGCCCTCTGACACGGACGGCAGGACGGCGCGATCGAGACCTGTTCAAATGGATGGACAACACACTGCAGCTGACTCGAATAGAGAAGGTTTCTTCTGTCGACGATGCCATGAACGCGCTGCTGGATAGTCAGGCTGTACTGTGCTTGGCGAAAGAATATATTGTGGTCTCGGTGGATGGACTGGCACGCAGAACGCCGCAGGAACCTGCTACCGACGTATCGATACGAGCGTCCCGCGATGGGTTTACGGAATCGATCGATACGAATGTTGCTTTGGTCCGGACGCGCATTAAGGATCCCAACCTTGCGTTTGAAAAGTTCATCATTGGCGAGCGTTCGCACACCAATGTCCTGTTGGCGTACATTCAGGGCTTAGTCGACCCAGCTATTCTAGAAGAAGCAAGGAACCGATTGCGGCAGCTCAAAATCGATGGATTATTCGCGAGTGGAACGCTCGAACAATGGATTGAGGACCATCACTGGACGCCCTATCCACAGATGCAGGCGACGGAACGGCCCGACAAAACAGCCTCGGCGCTCTTAGAGGGAAGAATCGCATTTTTTGTGGATCAAACCCCCTTTGTTCTACTCGCACCAGCGGTAATGGTGTCGTTTTTTCACACGGTGGACGACTACACGCAGAGATGGTGGTCGGGCACGGCGCTGCGTCTGATCCGCATCGTTGCATTTGCCGTATCTATCTTTGTTCCGTCCCTGTACGTTGCATTGACCATGTATAACCCAGAACTCATTCCCCTCAAAATGGTCCTTCAACTTGCGTCCACACGAGAAGGAATTCCGCTTCCCATTGTGATGGAAGCCCTGTTTATGGAAGCCATGGTCGAACTGGTTCGCGAAGCTGGCAACCGGATGCCGCAGCAGATGGGGCAATCATACTCCATTGTCGGGGGCCTGGTGATTGGCGACATTGCGGTCCAAGCTGGAATCGTCAGCCCGATCATGGTCGTTGCCGTTGGGTTAACGGCGCTTGGGGCTTTCGCCATTCCGAATTACGAAGCCGCATTTGTCACCCGCATGATTCGATTTCCGATGTTGCTTGCAACGTCGTTATTCGGAATCATCGGTACACTGGTATTCACGTTGGCCCTCATCGCGCACCTCTCGACGCTCAAGTCGTTCGGTGTACCCTATCTGACGCCGTTCGGGCAAATGTTTTTGCCAGACTTCGGCGATACACTCGTAAGAGCGCCGTTACAACTATCAACGGCTCGACCAGTGACCTATGCGAGTCCCGGTGGATGGCTGCGCAGAGCACGCTATCGGCGACAAAGGAGATAG
- a CDS encoding GerAB/ArcD/ProY family transporter produces the protein MKQQVNPLVFSIISFECLFGTGTMEWIPVWLRGLHTNVWISFAAYALLSTAFAYLVLRSAQRLSGGFSGCTMLDLYLGKRVGGVLNLCLAGAFIVCSARTLSLCAWLMHYAALPYTPGIALILLCLLTPVQLLHGGMDALFRFQTALYWPTLILALLLLCVSFKDADFANLLPVTASVHASVMQVISRTLDLLPGITLIMVYLPVFIQLGITSRQSFINYLWASAGVIALNMLNLVIVLSVLGPFEGASLQWPILEIVRIQKMTGPLLERLDLIFFLTVIICMISAVNLSMYGAYRIFVHYVHPRSLHTMVWAIVALVLFAVIPDDFDSLDRVYAYVFRFFEFVTFGLLLAIWLRGRVHTRNGRDTA, from the coding sequence TTGAAGCAGCAGGTCAATCCTCTTGTCTTCTCCATCATCTCGTTTGAATGTTTGTTTGGCACGGGGACGATGGAATGGATCCCGGTGTGGCTTCGCGGACTTCATACGAATGTCTGGATTTCCTTCGCGGCCTACGCATTGTTGTCAACCGCATTTGCATATCTGGTCCTCAGGTCAGCACAGCGCTTGTCCGGTGGGTTTTCCGGTTGTACGATGCTTGATCTCTATCTTGGCAAGCGTGTCGGTGGGGTGTTGAACCTGTGTCTCGCTGGAGCGTTCATCGTCTGCAGTGCAAGAACCTTGTCGCTGTGTGCATGGCTCATGCATTACGCAGCCCTGCCCTACACACCCGGCATCGCGCTCATTCTGCTGTGCCTGTTGACGCCTGTCCAACTCCTGCACGGCGGGATGGATGCGCTGTTTCGGTTTCAAACCGCGCTGTATTGGCCCACGCTCATATTGGCCCTTCTCCTGCTCTGCGTTTCGTTCAAGGACGCTGACTTTGCGAACCTGCTTCCTGTCACAGCATCCGTCCACGCCTCCGTTATGCAGGTTATAAGCAGAACGCTTGACTTGCTTCCCGGCATCACGCTCATCATGGTCTATCTTCCTGTGTTTATCCAATTGGGTATCACGTCTCGTCAGTCCTTCATCAACTACCTATGGGCCAGCGCTGGCGTGATTGCTTTAAACATGTTGAATTTAGTCATCGTGTTGTCGGTGCTTGGCCCCTTCGAGGGTGCATCTTTACAATGGCCGATTCTTGAAATCGTTCGAATTCAAAAGATGACCGGTCCGCTGTTAGAGAGACTCGACTTGATTTTTTTCTTAACGGTCATCATTTGCATGATTTCGGCGGTCAACCTCTCCATGTACGGGGCGTACCGCATTTTCGTTCATTACGTGCACCCTCGCAGTCTCCATACCATGGTCTGGGCCATTGTCGCACTGGTTCTGTTCGCTGTGATTCCAGACGACTTTGATTCCTTGGACCGTGTGTATGCGTACGTGTTCAGGTTTTTTGAATTCGTCACTTTCGGATTACTCCTTGCGATCTGGCTTCGGGGTCGTGTCCATACGAGAAACGGGCGTGATACCGCATGA
- a CDS encoding Ger(x)C family spore germination protein, whose product MKRRLLNCILCVVLTCCATGCWDGVELQKRTVILMIGIDPAENTKYGVRVSLQLARPQSFRSAGTDSPDTEGKRAVVVSQEGEDAADAIRKIQLSTDRRLFFGHTRAIVIHQQLAKRGVMDMINPLLQSRTTSRETWLFVSQTPARDVLEYTPALDAIPSTYLSNFFENRLLLKHSYEATLGGFHQRLTTPGIQPVAVWIGAADKNLSAPRIHGFAMFRGDRFAGALDQEQSLGWMFVTNQFPKSILAFDCPHHQGGRFTVDVTSVKSRMRVRYEPGRPPQANITVRLRGWIQGGICVQHADRAELSELTRQVKTQVEELVNTSLKQCEAADTDIFGMGRDVYRFSNEDWLGDDAWNHAFARMNTNVKVDVRLQFLQSYTRIQLG is encoded by the coding sequence ATGAAACGACGCCTGCTGAATTGCATCCTTTGCGTCGTCCTCACGTGCTGTGCAACGGGTTGCTGGGACGGCGTCGAATTGCAAAAAAGAACCGTCATTTTGATGATTGGGATCGATCCAGCGGAAAACACGAAGTACGGCGTCCGCGTCAGCCTTCAACTGGCACGCCCACAATCGTTTCGTTCGGCAGGAACGGATAGTCCAGATACGGAAGGCAAAAGAGCGGTTGTCGTCAGTCAGGAGGGGGAAGATGCGGCGGATGCGATCCGAAAGATTCAATTATCGACCGATCGTCGCCTGTTCTTCGGCCACACACGCGCGATCGTCATTCATCAGCAACTTGCGAAACGCGGCGTCATGGACATGATTAACCCCTTGCTCCAGTCCCGCACGACATCGAGAGAAACCTGGCTGTTTGTCTCACAAACACCTGCCAGAGACGTGCTCGAATACACACCGGCGTTGGACGCGATTCCTTCCACATATCTGTCGAATTTTTTTGAGAACCGCCTGTTGCTCAAACACTCCTACGAAGCGACCTTAGGCGGGTTTCACCAGAGATTGACTACCCCGGGCATTCAACCCGTCGCGGTCTGGATTGGGGCCGCCGATAAAAATCTTTCCGCCCCTCGCATTCATGGATTTGCGATGTTCCGAGGGGACCGATTCGCAGGTGCCCTCGACCAAGAACAATCGCTTGGCTGGATGTTCGTCACAAACCAATTCCCCAAATCCATCCTCGCGTTCGACTGTCCACATCATCAAGGCGGTCGATTCACTGTCGATGTGACGTCTGTGAAAAGCCGTATGCGTGTCAGGTATGAACCAGGAAGACCACCCCAAGCAAACATCACCGTGCGGCTGCGCGGGTGGATTCAAGGAGGAATCTGCGTCCAACATGCAGACCGGGCCGAACTGAGCGAACTGACAAGGCAAGTGAAGACACAAGTGGAGGAACTTGTGAACACGAGCCTAAAACAATGTGAGGCTGCCGATACAGACATCTTTGGCATGGGGCGAGACGTCTACCGATTTTCAAACGAAGATTGGTTGGGCGACGACGCGTGGAACCATGCGTTTGCCAGGATGAACACGAATGTAAAGGTCGATGTGCGGCTGCAATTCCTCCAATCATACACACGCATCCAGTTGGGCTAA
- a CDS encoding MFS transporter, with amino-acid sequence MANEVDRSHFVRVVTLLGLCSILILMLVYLPIPFIPIWQSEFHVTMNVADWTSSAYGFAYAIGNIFWGTLSDSVRRVRVLYIGLFMLAVMTGLVAMSPSLALLIVFRVLEGAVAASFPAVAIAYIGDVLAPRYRAIATSVVSCGFLLASICGQIYGNLMTTGRGWHAAFLWLAVAYALLGAGAAFLLPKGTRPPTQVSIGSTYMRTFRLFRQIPLTLAWVATVPVLLSFIGMYSGLDALLSASYRSDTSQLVEIQLLGAPGILLSLVAGYFIRRYGGKWVFMGGLLIACFGVVMEAASHPMGLLTFASVVFVFGLSSAVPGIITLVGQLGHEARGSATAVYAFFTFIGASLGPLLETSVVASFGVRVFFLVLAGLLLLNVLLTGLGIRYPSSNRVESVKLHAQARREA; translated from the coding sequence ATGGCAAACGAAGTTGATCGCAGCCATTTTGTACGAGTTGTTACGCTTCTCGGACTCTGTTCCATCTTGATTTTGATGCTCGTGTATCTTCCAATCCCGTTCATTCCGATTTGGCAAAGCGAGTTCCACGTGACGATGAACGTGGCGGATTGGACCAGCAGCGCCTATGGCTTTGCTTATGCGATTGGCAACATCTTTTGGGGAACGCTGTCCGACAGCGTCCGGAGAGTGAGAGTCCTCTACATCGGTTTGTTCATGCTTGCGGTGATGACGGGGCTGGTCGCGATGAGCCCGTCGCTGGCCCTGTTGATTGTCTTCAGGGTGCTTGAAGGCGCGGTCGCGGCGTCCTTTCCGGCCGTCGCGATCGCGTATATCGGCGACGTCCTGGCCCCGAGATACCGTGCCATCGCAACGTCGGTCGTCAGCTGCGGATTCCTTCTTGCCAGCATCTGTGGGCAAATTTACGGCAACTTGATGACGACGGGCCGCGGATGGCACGCGGCGTTTCTATGGCTGGCCGTCGCGTATGCACTGCTCGGTGCGGGCGCTGCCTTCCTTCTTCCGAAAGGCACCCGCCCGCCCACGCAAGTATCGATTGGCTCAACGTACATGCGTACCTTCCGGCTCTTCCGGCAGATTCCGCTGACGCTTGCCTGGGTGGCAACGGTGCCCGTGCTGCTTAGTTTCATTGGGATGTATTCCGGTTTGGACGCTTTATTATCAGCGAGTTATCGAAGTGACACGAGCCAACTGGTTGAAATCCAACTCCTAGGCGCCCCGGGGATTCTCTTGTCGCTCGTCGCGGGATATTTCATCCGACGTTACGGCGGCAAGTGGGTGTTCATGGGCGGTCTGTTGATTGCCTGTTTCGGCGTTGTCATGGAAGCGGCGTCGCATCCGATGGGTCTTCTTACGTTCGCAAGCGTCGTTTTTGTGTTCGGTCTCTCGTCTGCCGTACCCGGAATCATTACGCTCGTCGGGCAGCTCGGGCATGAAGCGCGCGGAAGCGCTACGGCCGTCTACGCGTTCTTCACGTTTATTGGTGCCAGTTTGGGGCCTCTGTTGGAAACCTCCGTGGTTGCTTCTTTTGGCGTTCGTGTGTTCTTTCTGGTGCTTGCCGGCCTTTTGCTGTTGAATGTGCTGCTGACTGGACTGGGCATCCGATATCCGTCGTCAAACAGGGTCGAGTCGGTAAAACTGCATGCGCAGGCAAGGCGGGAAGCATAG
- a CDS encoding AraC family transcriptional regulator encodes MNTADDAFHDIEQKREELAAVIDRFCAQDGIHSTAIPSLSLVRKSHPTSPVHTLHEPSLCIVVQGKKVKMLAGESYVYGPSDYFVVSVDLPISGAVIEASPEEPYLCLRMEIDPQEVLDLIRTTDVPSKQAGATRRGLFVSKTSYPLLDAAVRLVRLLETSRDIPVLAPLFTREILYRILLENQGESLRQIAIAGSNSYRIADVIRKIKQDYAEPLRIEELAALAHMSPSSLHRHFKDVTAMSPLQYQKRVRLQEARRLLLSQAIDAAEVAYRVGYDSPSQFSREYARLFGRPPITDIKQLRRNLLAANT; translated from the coding sequence TTGAACACCGCCGATGACGCGTTCCATGACATTGAGCAAAAGCGCGAAGAACTGGCCGCGGTCATTGACCGATTCTGTGCGCAGGACGGCATTCACAGCACAGCCATACCGTCGCTTTCCCTGGTTCGGAAATCGCATCCCACATCGCCCGTTCATACCTTGCATGAGCCGTCGCTGTGCATCGTCGTCCAAGGGAAAAAAGTGAAAATGTTGGCCGGTGAAAGTTACGTGTACGGCCCATCCGACTACTTCGTGGTATCGGTCGACCTGCCGATTTCAGGCGCGGTGATTGAGGCGTCTCCAGAAGAGCCGTACCTGTGTCTGCGCATGGAAATCGACCCTCAGGAAGTCCTCGATTTGATTAGAACAACCGATGTGCCGTCCAAGCAGGCTGGGGCCACACGCAGGGGGTTGTTTGTCAGCAAGACAAGCTACCCCTTATTGGATGCCGCAGTTCGGCTCGTGCGTCTGTTGGAGACGTCTCGAGACATCCCCGTGCTTGCGCCGCTCTTCACCCGTGAGATTTTGTATCGCATCCTGCTGGAAAACCAAGGGGAGTCGCTGCGGCAGATCGCGATTGCCGGGAGCAATTCGTACCGCATCGCGGACGTGATCCGCAAAATCAAGCAGGACTATGCAGAGCCCCTGCGGATTGAAGAATTGGCCGCGCTGGCGCACATGAGCCCTTCGTCGCTGCACCGCCACTTTAAGGACGTGACCGCGATGAGCCCGTTGCAATATCAGAAGCGTGTGCGACTGCAGGAAGCGCGGCGCCTGCTGTTGTCACAAGCCATCGACGCGGCCGAAGTCGCCTACCGCGTGGGGTATGACAGTCCATCGCAGTTCAGCCGCGAATACGCGCGCCTCTTCGGACGGCCGCCCATCACAGACATCAAGCAGCTTCGCAGGAACCTGCTGGCGGCGAACACGTAA
- a CDS encoding class I SAM-dependent methyltransferase, whose product MDSAGTTGKQKIQLEREQQTLLITLYAKALDNQQQRSILHDDKAEEIMGQLEYPFERFSSYGNGNVMVVRAKQMDAWVSDFLKAHPLATVLNLGCGLDTRVSRINPPASVEWFDVDYPEVIEVRKRFYANRAGYTMVASSITASDWLQRIPQNKPVMVVAEGVLEYLTQDEVQSLFRRITHHFEHGQMVFDVMNSFAVRTGKASLKALTGAEHKWAVDNTEDIDRLSETLQRVADVSVFRSKYTRQLPFKYRVLYGAMSLFPNFRDMIRLLMYKW is encoded by the coding sequence GTGGATTCTGCAGGAACGACTGGGAAGCAGAAGATACAACTCGAACGAGAGCAGCAAACGCTGCTCATCACGTTGTATGCCAAGGCCTTGGACAATCAGCAGCAACGCTCGATTCTGCATGATGACAAGGCCGAAGAAATCATGGGCCAGTTGGAGTATCCGTTTGAAAGATTCAGCAGTTACGGCAATGGAAACGTCATGGTGGTGCGTGCCAAACAGATGGATGCCTGGGTCTCCGACTTTCTGAAAGCCCATCCGCTGGCAACCGTGCTCAATCTCGGCTGTGGTCTGGACACGCGCGTGTCGCGCATCAACCCGCCGGCGAGTGTTGAATGGTTTGATGTTGACTACCCGGAAGTGATTGAGGTCCGCAAGCGGTTTTATGCAAATCGGGCAGGATACACCATGGTTGCGTCCTCCATCACGGCGTCAGACTGGCTGCAGCGCATCCCACAGAATAAGCCCGTCATGGTTGTCGCCGAGGGGGTTCTCGAATACCTTACGCAAGACGAGGTACAATCGCTGTTTCGTCGTATCACGCACCATTTTGAGCACGGACAGATGGTGTTCGACGTGATGAACTCGTTCGCCGTACGAACAGGAAAGGCCAGTTTGAAGGCATTGACGGGTGCCGAACACAAATGGGCGGTAGACAACACCGAGGACATCGACAGACTCAGCGAGACGCTTCAGCGAGTAGCGGACGTGTCCGTCTTCCGATCGAAATACACGAGGCAGCTTCCATTCAAATACCGCGTCCTGTACGGTGCCATGTCGCTTTTCCCGAATTTCCGGGACATGATTCGACTGTTGATGTACAAGTGGTAA
- a CDS encoding DUF255 domain-containing protein produces the protein MTPNNGEHKFTNRLIHEKSPYLLQHAHNPVDWFPWCPEAFQKAARESKPVFLSIGYS, from the coding sequence GTGACGCCTAACAACGGCGAACATAAATTCACCAACCGCCTCATCCACGAGAAATCCCCATACCTGCTGCAACACGCCCATAACCCAGTTGACTGGTTTCCGTGGTGCCCTGAAGCGTTCCAAAAGGCGGCCCGCGAATCCAAGCCCGTTTTTCTGTCCATCGGCTATTCGTAG
- a CDS encoding tetratricopeptide repeat protein, producing MPTYHQGISPSLVSLLTDREEELLPARLTVSMLPGRYATKVARNKDKVSARHPVNKHMLICRKCGRKGQYDLGLVVVNPALEKRGSHTGSARASAGMADQMQCTGYFRCKHCNGAGDWELPTEFEFFLMSGLLMRLAQASDERMVFGTLEMFDGFQPRWATDGESHILLRMRTEGQSAFMWNRLGNLYLSGGRPELAVVAFEQSIRLDVAQLESHMSIGDILYQIGEPEDAARHFRQALVHARKYNKLDKAKLRDMLATALQYLLELHLDRPETISFLPTREEYGDTIEMSGERVLELKEFSLDFGNRESFYPLAEVYMGMQQAAAGRGRSHASSAGRNNSRSGISTKVGRNEPCPCGSGKKYKRCCGR from the coding sequence TTGCCAACATACCACCAAGGTATCAGCCCATCTCTTGTCAGTCTATTGACAGATAGGGAAGAGGAGCTACTGCCTGCGCGATTGACAGTATCCATGTTACCTGGGCGCTACGCAACAAAGGTTGCGCGCAATAAGGACAAGGTGTCTGCTAGGCATCCTGTCAACAAACATATGTTGATATGTCGGAAGTGTGGTCGAAAAGGCCAATACGATTTAGGATTGGTCGTGGTCAATCCGGCATTAGAGAAACGCGGAAGTCACACAGGCTCGGCGAGGGCCTCTGCTGGCATGGCGGATCAGATGCAGTGTACTGGGTACTTTCGTTGTAAACACTGTAATGGTGCTGGGGATTGGGAACTTCCGACCGAATTTGAATTCTTTCTTATGTCTGGTCTACTGATGAGGCTGGCTCAGGCTTCGGACGAGCGGATGGTATTCGGTACACTTGAAATGTTTGATGGCTTTCAACCGAGATGGGCGACGGATGGAGAAAGTCATATTTTGCTGAGGATGCGAACTGAGGGACAGAGCGCGTTTATGTGGAATCGCTTGGGCAACCTGTATTTGTCGGGCGGGCGTCCCGAGTTGGCGGTGGTCGCATTTGAACAATCCATCCGATTGGATGTCGCTCAGTTGGAGTCTCATATGTCCATCGGAGATATCCTTTATCAAATCGGCGAACCCGAGGACGCGGCGCGCCATTTTCGGCAAGCGTTGGTACACGCACGGAAGTACAATAAGCTAGACAAGGCAAAACTGAGGGACATGCTGGCTACAGCTTTACAATACTTACTTGAGCTACACTTGGATCGACCAGAGACCATTTCATTCTTACCAACCCGTGAAGAATACGGGGATACTATAGAAATGAGTGGCGAAAGAGTTTTGGAGCTCAAGGAGTTTTCATTGGACTTTGGCAACCGGGAATCCTTTTATCCTTTGGCCGAGGTGTACATGGGAATGCAGCAAGCTGCCGCAGGGAGGGGCCGCTCGCACGCGTCTTCCGCAGGCAGAAACAATAGTCGGTCAGGAATTTCGACGAAAGTAGGGCGCAACGAACCCTGTCCTTGCGGCAGCGGGAAAAAATATAAAAGGTGTTGTGGCAGATAA
- a CDS encoding TOTE conflict system archaeo-eukaryotic primase domain-containing protein: MKHGGNMARRIQGSGQLELDLFEVGEIRRLREENGMLRAVNQRLQTQNTELKNEINRLQRLVYSSVQEDAHAHLDSSTARTSEEASESNTVTDFRTVTKRSNIEDKITLFRNYFKGREDVYAVRASNSMGKAPYYPKRQYLGKENGKIHWGDYLPMTDEVIKAHLQEDKNPVTVGIYPLFPDETCWFLAIDFDKTSWKDDTAVFLETCQKFNIPAALERSRSGNGGHVWIFFAEPLPARTARLLGTRLLTRTMEKRHQIGLDSYDRMFPNQDTLPKRKQLGNLIALPLQRLPAKEGNSLFIDENHVPYADQWVFLSSLRKMTSAEVEVIVREMEQFGELIPVPGPSTDEEDDMPWNRPQRNSSSPLLPEPLPNKIRLVLADMLYVEKMGLSSPQMNVFIRMAAFQNPEFYRAQAMRMPTYNKPRVIDCSEEFNQYIALPRGCQEEVVQLLQSQGIPMEIEDRRNPGMSIDVTFQGQLRAEQQQAVQNLLQYDIGTLSATTAFGKTVVAAWMIAARATNTLILVDRTQLMEQWVERLLVFLNVPKDAIGIISGGKHQRTGRIDIALFQSAYVDKEVKDFVKEYGQVIVDECHHVSAVSFEQVLKRVKAKYVLGLTATLTRKDGKHPIVLMQCGPVRFKANARMQAKTQPFQHLIIPRYTDFKLSDMNDEIPIQQVYAQLSQDESRNDLIFDDLLKALDKGRSPLLLTDRVSHLEYFENRLKGFAKNIIVLRGGMGKKQRKIVQERIRSIPMNAERVILATGRFVGEGFDDARLA, from the coding sequence ATGAAGCATGGAGGGAATATGGCAAGGCGGATTCAAGGTTCGGGCCAACTGGAACTGGATCTCTTCGAAGTTGGTGAGATTAGACGCTTGCGCGAAGAGAACGGTATGTTGAGGGCCGTTAACCAGCGATTGCAGACGCAAAATACAGAGTTGAAGAACGAGATCAACAGGTTGCAGCGGTTGGTGTATTCAAGTGTGCAAGAGGACGCGCATGCGCATCTAGACAGCAGTACTGCACGTACCTCCGAAGAGGCGTCCGAATCGAATACAGTAACCGATTTTCGCACAGTGACCAAACGATCAAATATTGAGGATAAGATTACTCTGTTTCGCAACTACTTCAAAGGTAGGGAAGATGTATACGCAGTTCGTGCATCCAATTCCATGGGTAAGGCACCGTACTATCCAAAACGTCAGTATCTTGGGAAGGAGAACGGGAAAATTCATTGGGGTGACTATCTTCCGATGACGGATGAGGTGATCAAAGCCCATTTGCAAGAAGATAAGAACCCAGTTACAGTCGGGATTTACCCACTTTTTCCAGATGAGACGTGTTGGTTTCTTGCCATCGATTTTGACAAGACCAGTTGGAAAGATGACACAGCGGTTTTTTTGGAAACGTGTCAAAAGTTCAACATACCCGCAGCTTTGGAACGTTCGCGGTCGGGAAATGGGGGACATGTTTGGATCTTCTTTGCTGAACCTTTGCCTGCTCGCACTGCACGTCTGTTGGGGACGAGATTGTTGACCCGTACCATGGAAAAGCGACATCAAATCGGACTCGACTCGTATGACCGGATGTTTCCTAACCAGGATACTTTACCAAAGAGGAAGCAGCTGGGCAATTTGATCGCGTTGCCTCTGCAGAGGCTACCTGCTAAGGAAGGAAATAGCCTATTCATCGACGAGAATCATGTCCCCTATGCGGACCAATGGGTGTTCCTGTCGTCACTTCGAAAGATGACGTCTGCCGAAGTTGAGGTCATTGTTCGTGAGATGGAACAATTCGGCGAGCTTATCCCCGTCCCTGGACCGTCAACTGACGAAGAAGATGATATGCCTTGGAACAGGCCACAAAGGAACAGCTCGTCTCCTCTTCTTCCGGAACCGCTGCCAAATAAAATCAGGCTTGTTCTTGCCGACATGCTGTACGTAGAAAAGATGGGGTTGTCCTCGCCGCAAATGAATGTGTTCATTCGGATGGCAGCTTTTCAAAACCCCGAATTCTATAGAGCTCAGGCAATGCGGATGCCGACATACAATAAGCCGCGCGTGATTGATTGCTCGGAGGAGTTTAATCAATATATCGCTCTACCCAGAGGCTGCCAAGAGGAAGTCGTTCAATTGCTGCAGTCTCAGGGTATCCCAATGGAAATTGAAGACAGGCGCAATCCGGGAATGTCAATTGACGTGACATTTCAGGGTCAGCTCAGGGCTGAACAACAGCAAGCGGTTCAGAATCTGTTGCAATACGATATCGGCACGTTATCAGCAACGACTGCGTTCGGCAAGACAGTTGTGGCTGCATGGATGATTGCAGCACGTGCGACGAATACGTTGATTTTGGTGGATCGAACGCAACTGATGGAGCAGTGGGTGGAGCGCCTGTTGGTATTTCTGAACGTGCCCAAGGATGCCATTGGTATCATCAGCGGTGGCAAGCATCAACGAACCGGACGGATCGACATTGCTCTGTTTCAGAGTGCCTATGTGGATAAAGAGGTGAAGGACTTTGTTAAGGAGTATGGACAGGTTATCGTAGACGAATGTCACCACGTCTCCGCAGTCAGTTTTGAGCAGGTGTTGAAAAGAGTCAAGGCAAAATATGTGCTGGGGTTGACTGCGACGCTGACGCGCAAAGATGGGAAGCACCCCATTGTCCTTATGCAGTGCGGCCCTGTTCGTTTCAAGGCAAATGCCAGGATGCAAGCGAAGACGCAACCCTTTCAACATCTGATTATTCCCAGATACACCGATTTCAAGCTATCAGATATGAATGACGAAATTCCGATCCAGCAAGTGTATGCACAGTTGTCGCAAGACGAGTCTCGTAACGATCTGATTTTCGACGATTTGTTGAAGGCTTTGGACAAAGGCAGGTCACCGCTCCTCCTGACGGATCGTGTTTCTCATCTGGAGTACTTTGAAAATAGGCTCAAAGGGTTTGCCAAGAACATCATTGTCCTGCGGGGTGGCATGGGCAAAAAGCAGCGGAAGATAGTACAGGAACGTATCCGGTCTATTCCGATGAACGCAGAACGAGTGATTTTAGCGACTGGGCGATTTGTCGGGGAAGGCTTTGATGATGCTCGTCTAGCGTGA